From Xenopus laevis strain J_2021 chromosome 7L, Xenopus_laevis_v10.1, whole genome shotgun sequence, one genomic window encodes:
- the cdon.L gene encoding cell adhesion molecule-related/down-regulated by oncogenes precursor (The RefSeq protein has 2 substitutions, 2 frameshifts compared to this genomic sequence), whose product MHSDPGPWHPLLCFLVLALSTSANSDVTPRFTSKPLSTVQKPGGPVTLLCSAEPPWAHISWLFNGEQFERISSQGVDIQSGHLVIPSLGPAHVGQYQCIASTSVGAILSKSVSVSVAYLNDFETTTGHSVTAEEGSSAFIGCKIPESNPKAHVRYKVRGKWLKESSDKYLILPSGNLHILNVSVEDRGTYRCAAYNPVTHDLKLSTSTLKLSVNRSPRVDSRILHPVTSQAVLVQIHDPLTLECVVGGGPSHPPVYWYKGGQEAAAYGRRKLLHTHLVIEQVQRSDAGNYSCVLGNGSGISQRVYYTVIVLEPPSVSQKTEDQSLTAGSNVRFSCESRGNPTPNITWFHNAVQIHASTRHQISGNKIRITSLFAQDSGIYQCFVNNEAGSAQVSQRATVHLKWSKPVIVSPPTSIRVANGDLVTLTCNATGIPTPTIRWYDSHGPISSHPSQVLRSKSRKALLSKIGTPGQDPVHYTMSQAGSSSLYIRAITVQHAGTYKCEATNEFGSAHADAYLTVVPYEMSTKPEDITPLDLTQSDEGDYDSETRVPDHSQINEHKPEPRVTEKPYSGASLPEAPIILSPPQTTKPDMYNLMWRSGKDGGLPINAYFVRYRKLDDDGNMVGNWNSIRVPASENEFPLTELEPSSLYEVLMVARNAAGEGQPAMLTFRTSKERTSSSKNTQAPFPPIGVPKQTIIHGVSNTNNGLVPVDPSRHSGVPEAPDRPTISTASETSVYVTWIPRANGGSPITSFKVEYKRTGGHWNAAAENIPPSKLSVEVSNLEPGGLYKFRVIAINNYGESRRSTVSRPYQVAGYSIRLPNPLIVGPRIDQTEAVTDTQILLKWTYIPENNNNTPIQGFYIYYRPTDSDNDSDYKRDMVEGTKLRHLISHLQPETSYDIKMQCFNERGASDYSNVMMCETKARRSPGASEYPVLDLSTPSVPDRSSSPSHSPTRNGDFLYVIVGCVLGGMVLILLAFIAMCLLKNRQQTLMQKFEPPGYLYQGADLNGQIIEYTTLPGTSRINGSVHTGFMGNGNINNGCPHLHHKVHNRASEVGNGELYPGCNSSLKETYVDYDRLPHHLSNGRVMYTALPQADPTECINCRNCCNNNRCFTKPNGSYCGNGVAVMPVGFSPQQEEGETKPLNHVMVPMCLTSPDQNCSEEIEEDQNEKETQLSANSVCPEEATQTGTEQHEGEDCTKTEDDSSILTWTPLILPAISKDCDEKHVWTSTDITLDKSNVDHPQLQTQEA is encoded by the exons ATGCATTCTGACCCAGGGCCCTGGCATCCACTGCTTTGCTTCTTGGTGTTGGCTCTTTCCACATCTGCTAATTCAG ATGTGACTCCTCGCTTTACATCTAAGCCGCTCTCTACTGTCCAGAAACCAGGAGGCCCTGTTACACTTCTATGTTCTGCAGAGCCACCCTGGGCTCATATATCATGGCTCTTCAATGGTGAACAGTTTGAAAGAATTTCATCCCAAGGTGTTGATATTCAGTCAGGGCACCTAGTCATCCCatccctgggccctgcccacgtTGGACAATATCAGTGTATTGCCAGCACCTCTGTGGGAGCTATTCTCAGCAAGTCTGTATCAGTATCTGTGGCAT ATCTAAATGACTTTGAAACTACAACTGGGCACAGCGTGACAGCAGAAGAAGGAAGCAGTGCATTTATTGGGTGTAAAATACCAGAGAGTAACCCTAAAGCTCATGTTCGGTACAAAGTGAGAGGAAAGTGGCTGAAAGAATCTTCAG ACAAGTACTTGATTCTTCCTTCGGGCAACTTGCATATTCTCAATGTGTCAGTGGAGGATCGAGGGACCTATAGATGTGCTGCCTACAACCCAGTTACTCATGACCTCAAACTCAGTACCAGCACGCTCAAACTCTCTGTTAACC GTTCGCCTCGAGTTGACTCTCGCATTCTACACCCTGTTACTTCACAGGCTGTTTTGGTACAGATTCATGACCCTTTAACTCTTGAATGTGTGGTTGGAGGAGGGCCAAGCCATCCACCTGTCTATTGGTACAAAGGTGGGCAAGAGGCTGCGGCTTATGGAAGAAGAAAACTGTTACATACTCACCTAGTAATAGAGCAGGTTCAACGATCAGATGCTGGCAACTATTCCTGTGTTTTAGGCAATGGATCTGGAATATCCCAACGTGTTTATTACACAGTCATTGTTTTGG AGCCACCTTCAGTTTCCCAAAAAACTGAGGATCAGTCATTAACAGCAGGCAGCAATGTGAGATTTAGCTGTGAATCACGAGGTAACCCTACTCCAAATATAACTTGGTTTCACAACGCTGTTCAAATTCATGCATCAACACGTCACCAAATATCGGGAAACAAAATACGCATCACCAGTCTTTTTGCTCAGGATTCTGGGATTTATCAGTGTTTTGTAAACAATGAAGCGGGCTCAGCACAAGTCTCACAAAGGCTAACTGTA CATCTG AAAT GGTCCAAACCAGTAATCGTGTCACCACCCACTAGCATCAGAGTGGCAAATGGCGACTTAGTTACACTGACTTGCAATGCCACTGGGATTCCTACACCAACCATCCGCTGGTATGACAGCCATGGACCTATCAGCAGTCACCCTTCCCAGGTCCTGCGCTCCAAATCCCGGAAAGCATTATTGTCAAAGATTGGAACCCCGGGTCAGGATCCTGTACATTATACCATGTCCCAAGCTGGTTCCAGCTCTTTGTACATCAGAGCCATTACTGTGCAGCATGCTGGGACATATAAATGTGAAGCAACAAATGAATTTGGCTCAGCACATGCCGATGCTTACCTGACAGTTG TTCCTTATGAAATGAGCACCAAACCTGAAGACATCACTCCACTAGACCTGACTCAGAGTGATGAGGGAGACTATGACTCGGAAACCAGGGTGCCGGATCATTCCCAGATAAATGAGCATAAACCGGAACCTCGAGTTACAGAAAAGCCTTATAGTGGGGCCTCATTGCCTGAAGCCCCCATCATTCTCAGCCCACCACAGACCACTAAACCAGACATGTATAACTTGATGTGGAGATCCGGAAAGGATGGTGGGCTTCCCATCAATGCATATTTTGTGCGTTATCGCAAG ttgGATGACGATGGCAACATGGTTGGCAACTGGAACTCTATCCGAGTGCCGGCAAGTGAAAATGAATTCCCACTCACTGAACTGGAGCCATCTAGCCTCTATGAAGTTCTCATGGTGGCAAGAAATGCAGCTGGGGAAGGCCAGCCAGCCATGCTTACCTTCAGAACTAGCAAAG AGAGAACTTCATCTTCGAAAAACACACAAGCTCCATTCCCTCCTATTGGGGTCCCCAAACAAACAATTATTCATGGAGTCTCCAACACCAATAATGGCTTAGTACCAGTGGATCCATCTCGACATAGTGGAG tTCCTGAAGCTCCTGACCGCCCTACTATTTCCACTGCTTCTGAGACATCAGTGTATGTCACCTGGATCCCAAGGGCCAATGGAGGATCACCTATTACCTCTTTTAAAGTAGAGTACAAGCGTACAGGAGGACATTGGAATGCTGCAGCTGAAAATATACCCCCCTCTAAGCTTTCTGTGGAAGTTTCCAACCTAGAGCCAG GTGGATTGTACAAATTTCGAGTCATCGCAATAAACAATTATGGAGAGAGCCGCCGTAGCACAGTATCCCGGCCGTATCAAGTGGCTGGTTATAGCATCCGTCTACCAAATCCCTTGATTGTCGGTCCTCGTATTGACCAGACTGAGGCCGTGACGGACACACAGATTCTGTTAAAGTGGACA tACATCCCTGAAAACAACAACAATACGCCTATCCAGGGATTTTACATCTACTACCGACCCACAGACAGTGACAATGATAGTGATTATAAGAGGGACATGGTTGAAG GAACAAAGCTTCGCCATTTAATCAGTCATCTGCAGCCTGAAACATCTTATGACATCAAAATGCAGTGCTTCAATGAACGCGGGGCCAGTGATTACAGCAATGTTATGATGTGTGAGACtaaag CAAGGAGAAGCCCAGGGGCCTCGGAGTATCCTGTGCTGGATCTTAGCACTCCATCTGTCCCTGATCGCAGCTCAAGTCCGTCACATTCCCCAACTAGAAATGGAGACTTTTTGTATGTCATAGTTGGTTGTGTGCTTGGGGGAATGGTACTCATTCTTCTGGCATTCATTGCTATGTGTCTCTTGAAGAATCGCCAGCAGACTCTAATGCAGA AGTTTGAACCTCCTGGTTACCTCTACCAGGGAGCAGACCTAAATGGACAAATTATTGAATATACCACATTACCAGGAACAAGCCGTATCAATGGCAGTGTCCATACAGGTTTCATGGGGAACGGAAATATTAATAATGGTTGCCCTCACCTTCACCATAAAGTTCATAACAGAGCCAGTGAAGTAGGGAATGGAGAACTGTATCCCGGATGTAATAGCTCTTTGAAGGAAACATATGTTGACTATGATCGTCTTCCACACCATCTTTCAAAT GGCAGAGTTATGTACACAGCATTGCCACAAGCTGATCCTACTGAGTGCATCAACTGCAGGAACTGCTGCAACAATAACAG GTGTTTTACCAAACCCAATGGATCTTATTGTGGTAATGGTGTGGCTGTGATGCCAGTGGGATTTTCCCCTCAGCAGGAGGAAGGAGAAACAAAACCACTAAACCATGTAATGGTTCCTATGTGTTTAACATCTCCTGATCAGAACTGTAGTGAAGAAATTGAGGAAGACCAAAATGAAAAAGAGACACAACTTTCAGCAAATTCTGTATGCCCAGAGGAAGCCACACAGACTGGCACAGAGCAACATGAAG GGGAAGACTGCGCCAAAACCGAGGACGATAGCTCCATTCTTACATGGACCCCACTTATACTACCTGCCATCTCAAAGGATTGTGATGAAAAACATGTTTGGACTTCTACAGACATTACATTAGACAAATCTAATGTTGACCACCCCCAGCTTCAAACACAAGAGGCATAG
- the cdon.L gene encoding cell adhesion molecule-related/down-regulated by oncogenes isoform X5 produces the protein MHSDPGPWHPLLCFLVLALSTSANSGTSPYVTPRFTSKPLSTVQKPGGPVTLLCSAEPPWAHISWLFNGEQFERISSQGVDIQSGHLVIPSLGPAHVGQYQCIASTSVGAILSKSVSVSVAYLNDFETTTGHSVTAEEGSSAFIGCKIPESNPKAHVRYKVRGKWLKESSVDKYLILPSGNLHILNVSVEDRGTYRCAAYNPVTHDLKLSTSTLKLSVNRSPRVDSRILHPVTSQAVLVQIHDPLTLECVVGGGPSHPPVYWYKGGQEAAAYGRRKLLHTHLVIEQVQRSDAGNYSCVLGNGSGISQRVYYTVIVLEPPSVSQKTEDQSLTAGSNVRFSCESRGNPTPNITWFHNAVQIHASTRHQISGNKIRITSLFAQDSGIYQCFVNNEAGSAQVSQRLTVTSVPYEMSTKPEDITPLDLTQSDEGDYDSETRVPDHSQINEHKPEPRVTEKPYSGASLPEAPIILSPPQTTKPDMYNLMWRSGKDGGLPINAYFVRYRKLDDDGNMVGNWNSIRVPASENEFPLTELEPSSLYEVLMVARNAAGEGQPAMLTFRTSKERTSSSKNTQAPFPPIGVPKQTIIHGVSNTNNGLVPVDPSRHSGVPEAPDRPTISTASETSVYVTWIPRANGGSPITSFKVEYKRTGGHWNAAAENIPPSKLSVEVSNLEPGGLYKFRVIAINNYGESRRSTVSRPYQVAGYSIRLPNPLIVGPRIDQTEAVTDTQILLKWTYIPENNNNTPIQGFYIYYRPTDSDNDSDYKRDMVEGTKLRHLISHLQPETSYDIKMQCFNERGASDYSNVMMCETKARRSPGASEYPVLDLSTPSVPDRSSSPSHSPTRNGDFLYVIVGCVLGGMVLILLAFIAMCLLKNRQQTLMQKFEPPGYLYQGADLNGQIIEYTTLPGTSRINGSVHTGFMGNGNINNGCPHLHHKVHNRASEVGNGELYPGCNSSLKETYVDYDRLPHHLSNGRVMYTALPQADPTECINCRNCCNNNRCFTKPNGSYCGNGVAVMPVGFSPQQEEGETKPLNHVMVPMCLTSPDQNCSEEIEEDQNEKETQLSANSVCPEEATQTGTEQHEGEDCAKTEDDSSILTWTPLILPAISKDCDEKHVWTSTDITLDKSNVDHPQLQTQEA, from the exons ATGCATTCTGACCCAGGGCCCTGGCATCCACTGCTTTGCTTCTTGGTGTTGGCTCTTTCCACATCTGCTAATTCAGGTACATCGCCAT ATGTGACTCCTCGCTTTACATCTAAGCCGCTCTCTACTGTCCAGAAACCAGGAGGCCCTGTTACACTTCTATGTTCTGCAGAGCCACCCTGGGCTCATATATCATGGCTCTTCAATGGTGAACAGTTTGAAAGAATTTCATCCCAAGGTGTTGATATTCAGTCAGGGCACCTAGTCATCCCatccctgggccctgcccacgtTGGACAATATCAGTGTATTGCCAGCACCTCTGTGGGAGCTATTCTCAGCAAGTCTGTATCAGTATCTGTGGCAT ATCTAAATGACTTTGAAACTACAACTGGGCACAGCGTGACAGCAGAAGAAGGAAGCAGTGCATTTATTGGGTGTAAAATACCAGAGAGTAACCCTAAAGCTCATGTTCGGTACAAAGTGAGAGGAAAGTGGCTGAAAGAATCTTCAG TAGACAAGTACTTGATTCTTCCTTCGGGCAACTTGCATATTCTCAATGTGTCAGTGGAGGATCGAGGGACCTATAGATGTGCTGCCTACAACCCAGTTACTCATGACCTCAAACTCAGTACCAGCACGCTCAAACTCTCTGTTAACC GTTCGCCTCGAGTTGACTCTCGCATTCTACACCCTGTTACTTCACAGGCTGTTTTGGTACAGATTCATGACCCTTTAACTCTTGAATGTGTGGTTGGAGGAGGGCCAAGCCATCCACCTGTCTATTGGTACAAAGGTGGGCAAGAGGCTGCGGCTTATGGAAGAAGAAAACTGTTACATACTCACCTAGTAATAGAGCAGGTTCAACGATCAGATGCTGGCAACTATTCCTGTGTTTTAGGCAATGGATCTGGAATATCCCAACGTGTTTATTACACAGTCATTGTTTTGG AGCCACCTTCAGTTTCCCAAAAAACTGAGGATCAGTCATTAACAGCAGGCAGCAATGTGAGATTTAGCTGTGAATCACGAGGTAACCCTACTCCAAATATAACTTGGTTTCACAACGCTGTTCAAATTCATGCATCAACACGTCACCAAATATCGGGAAACAAAATACGCATCACCAGTCTTTTTGCTCAGGATTCTGGGATTTATCAGTGTTTTGTAAACAATGAAGCGGGCTCAGCACAAGTCTCACAAAGGCTAACTGTAACATCTG TTCCTTATGAAATGAGCACCAAACCTGAAGACATCACTCCACTAGACCTGACTCAGAGTGATGAGGGAGACTATGACTCGGAAACCAGGGTGCCGGATCATTCCCAGATAAATGAGCATAAACCGGAACCTCGAGTTACAGAAAAGCCTTATAGTGGGGCCTCATTGCCTGAAGCCCCCATCATTCTCAGCCCACCACAGACCACTAAACCAGACATGTATAACTTGATGTGGAGATCCGGAAAGGATGGTGGGCTTCCCATCAATGCATATTTTGTGCGTTATCGCAAG ttgGATGACGATGGCAACATGGTTGGCAACTGGAACTCTATCCGAGTGCCGGCAAGTGAAAATGAATTCCCACTCACTGAACTGGAGCCATCTAGCCTCTATGAAGTTCTCATGGTGGCAAGAAATGCAGCTGGGGAAGGCCAGCCAGCCATGCTTACCTTCAGAACTAGCAAAG AGAGAACTTCATCTTCGAAAAACACACAAGCTCCATTCCCTCCTATTGGGGTCCCCAAACAAACAATTATTCATGGAGTCTCCAACACCAATAATGGCTTAGTACCAGTGGATCCATCTCGACATAGTGGAG tTCCTGAAGCTCCTGACCGCCCTACTATTTCCACTGCTTCTGAGACATCAGTGTATGTCACCTGGATCCCAAGGGCCAATGGAGGATCACCTATTACCTCTTTTAAAGTAGAGTACAAGCGTACAGGAGGACATTGGAATGCTGCAGCTGAAAATATACCCCCCTCTAAGCTTTCTGTGGAAGTTTCCAACCTAGAGCCAG GTGGATTGTACAAATTTCGAGTCATCGCAATAAACAATTATGGAGAGAGCCGCCGTAGCACAGTATCCCGGCCGTATCAAGTGGCTGGTTATAGCATCCGTCTACCAAATCCCTTGATTGTCGGTCCTCGTATTGACCAGACTGAGGCCGTGACGGACACACAGATTCTGTTAAAGTGGACA tACATCCCTGAAAACAACAACAATACGCCTATCCAGGGATTTTACATCTACTACCGACCCACAGACAGTGACAATGATAGTGATTATAAGAGGGACATGGTTGAAG GAACAAAGCTTCGCCATTTAATCAGTCATCTGCAGCCTGAAACATCTTATGACATCAAAATGCAGTGCTTCAATGAACGCGGGGCCAGTGATTACAGCAATGTTATGATGTGTGAGACtaaag CAAGGAGAAGCCCAGGGGCCTCGGAGTATCCTGTGCTGGATCTTAGCACTCCATCTGTCCCTGATCGCAGCTCAAGTCCGTCACATTCCCCAACTAGAAATGGAGACTTTTTGTATGTCATAGTTGGTTGTGTGCTTGGGGGAATGGTACTCATTCTTCTGGCATTCATTGCTATGTGTCTCTTGAAGAATCGCCAGCAGACTCTAATGCAGA AGTTTGAACCTCCTGGTTACCTCTACCAGGGAGCAGACCTAAATGGACAAATTATTGAATATACCACATTACCAGGAACAAGCCGTATCAATGGCAGTGTCCATACAGGTTTCATGGGGAACGGAAATATTAATAATGGTTGCCCTCACCTTCACCATAAAGTTCATAACAGAGCCAGTGAAGTAGGGAATGGAGAACTGTATCCCGGATGTAATAGCTCTTTGAAGGAAACATATGTTGACTATGATCGTCTTCCACACCATCTTTCAAAT GGCAGAGTTATGTACACAGCATTGCCACAAGCTGATCCTACTGAGTGCATCAACTGCAGGAACTGCTGCAACAATAACAG GTGTTTTACCAAACCCAATGGATCTTATTGTGGTAATGGTGTGGCTGTGATGCCAGTGGGATTTTCCCCTCAGCAGGAGGAAGGAGAAACAAAACCACTAAACCATGTAATGGTTCCTATGTGTTTAACATCTCCTGATCAGAACTGTAGTGAAGAAATTGAGGAAGACCAAAATGAAAAAGAGACACAACTTTCAGCAAATTCTGTATGCCCAGAGGAAGCCACACAGACTGGCACAGAGCAACATGAAG GGGAAGACTGCGCCAAAACCGAGGACGATAGCTCCATTCTTACATGGACCCCACTTATACTACCTGCCATCTCAAAGGATTGTGATGAAAAACATGTTTGGACTTCTACAGACATTACATTAGACAAATCTAATGTTGACCACCCCCAGCTTCAAACACAAGAGGCATAG